The following coding sequences are from one Candidatus Nanopelagicus hibericus window:
- a CDS encoding DsbA family protein, translating to MATSGGDKGTRNLVIAMVVFIVAVGVVFSLISSRSDSTAAIPAAVSESDGYGIVLNATSTPTIDVYIDYQCPACRVFEIINGGYLNEVIAQKKAKVVFHPMTFIGPESILAANAAACAADEGEFVDMNLALFQNQPQSENSGKWQSEYLVALGKSIGIESESFKQCVNDGKYVKWTSNVAAASAKADVNGTPTIKVNGKALDRNTEYGDLGKFRAALAAGGVK from the coding sequence ATGGCTACAAGCGGTGGTGACAAGGGAACTAGAAATTTAGTAATTGCAATGGTGGTATTTATCGTTGCAGTTGGTGTGGTTTTTTCACTTATCAGTAGTCGCTCCGACTCTACCGCAGCAATTCCAGCCGCAGTCTCAGAGTCTGATGGATATGGGATAGTTCTGAATGCAACAAGCACACCCACGATTGATGTCTATATTGATTACCAGTGCCCAGCTTGTCGAGTATTTGAAATTATTAATGGCGGATATTTAAATGAAGTCATTGCTCAAAAGAAAGCAAAAGTTGTTTTCCATCCAATGACTTTTATCGGTCCAGAATCAATTTTGGCTGCAAATGCAGCTGCCTGCGCAGCAGATGAGGGTGAGTTTGTGGATATGAATCTAGCCTTATTCCAAAACCAACCTCAGAGTGAGAATTCAGGAAAATGGCAGAGTGAATATCTAGTCGCTCTTGGAAAATCAATTGGAATTGAATCAGAGAGTTTCAAACAATGTGTGAATGATGGCAAGTATGTTAAATGGACAAGTAATGTTGCTGCTGCATCTGCAAAGGCAGATGTAAACGGAACCCCAACTATTAAAGTTAATGGTAAGGCTCTAGATAGAAATACCGAGTATGGCGATCTCGGAAAATTTAGAGCAGCACTTGCTGCTGGTGGCGTTAAGTAA
- the trpA gene encoding tryptophan synthase subunit alpha — translation MRTALDQLFETSRSANKAVLIGYLPAGFPTQKASKKIIKAMIDGGVDAIEIGFPYSDPVMDGPVIQAASEEAIKNGVGVDQVFELMKSSVDYGVPSVIMSYWSPIEKYGVAEFASKISNLGGSGVITPDLTIEESQSWKEETSRSAINQIYVVAPSTTDERLAKVTKECSGFVYAASLMGVTGTRDVVSTNAKSLVDRIRQVCNLPVAVGLGVSTKEQAREVATYADGVIVGSAFIKIIQENGSGRLGLKKVKQLAVSLSEGVNSAR, via the coding sequence ATGCGCACTGCCCTTGATCAACTTTTTGAGACATCAAGGAGTGCAAATAAAGCTGTATTAATTGGATATCTTCCGGCTGGCTTTCCAACCCAAAAAGCATCAAAGAAAATAATAAAAGCCATGATTGATGGTGGAGTCGATGCAATCGAAATTGGTTTTCCTTACTCCGACCCGGTGATGGATGGGCCAGTAATTCAAGCAGCATCGGAGGAGGCAATTAAAAATGGAGTGGGTGTTGATCAGGTATTTGAGCTAATGAAATCAAGTGTTGATTACGGAGTTCCATCAGTAATAATGAGTTACTGGAGTCCTATTGAAAAATATGGTGTCGCTGAGTTTGCCAGCAAAATTTCTAATCTTGGTGGCTCAGGTGTGATTACTCCAGATCTAACAATTGAGGAATCTCAAAGTTGGAAGGAGGAAACCAGCCGAAGTGCAATAAACCAAATCTATGTGGTAGCTCCGAGCACTACAGATGAACGGTTGGCAAAGGTTACAAAAGAGTGCTCCGGATTTGTCTACGCAGCAAGTCTTATGGGAGTTACGGGCACTCGAGATGTTGTCTCAACAAATGCAAAATCATTGGTTGATCGTATTCGTCAGGTTTGTAATCTTCCGGTTGCTGTGGGGCTTGGGGTCTCAACCAAAGAACAAGCCCGAGAGGTTGCCACATATGCTGATGGCGTAATTGTTGGATCGGCGTTCATTAAGATTATCCAAGAGAATGGGTCAGGCAGGTTAGGACTTAAAAAAGTCAAGCAACTAGCAGTCTCGTTATCAGAAGGGGTGAATAGTGCGCGCTAA
- the trpC gene encoding indole-3-glycerol phosphate synthase TrpC, producing the protein MSETNVLTSIIDGVLEDVNRRIIPISQLQEQLQGAPKLRGAYQSLSKDGMRLIAEVKRSSPSKGDLAAISDPVELASKYQEGGADVISVLTEGRRFKGSIADLLAVRSAVDLPVLRKDFIVTEFQVYESRILGADLLLLIVAGLSKSQLVDFSQLAQGLGMDVLVEIHDLAEAEAALDIGAKIIGVNSRNLKTLEVDHENFQRILPQLPATVIKVAESGISSPAQVETVANLGANAVLIGESLVKAGNPVHTIKQLLNR; encoded by the coding sequence ATGAGTGAGACAAATGTTTTAACATCGATAATTGATGGTGTGTTGGAGGATGTTAATCGTCGAATAATTCCAATTTCCCAACTTCAGGAGCAGCTTCAGGGCGCACCAAAATTACGAGGTGCTTATCAATCTCTAAGTAAAGATGGAATGCGATTAATTGCGGAAGTTAAACGATCCTCACCAAGCAAAGGTGATTTAGCGGCAATTTCAGATCCAGTAGAACTAGCCAGCAAATATCAGGAAGGTGGGGCGGATGTAATTAGCGTACTAACTGAGGGGCGCAGATTTAAAGGGAGTATTGCTGATCTGCTTGCGGTTCGTTCAGCGGTTGATCTACCAGTCTTACGCAAAGATTTTATAGTGACAGAGTTCCAAGTTTATGAATCAAGGATATTAGGCGCCGATTTATTGTTACTAATTGTGGCTGGCCTTTCAAAATCGCAGTTGGTTGATTTTTCTCAATTAGCCCAGGGATTAGGCATGGATGTTTTAGTTGAGATCCATGACCTAGCTGAAGCTGAGGCTGCATTAGATATTGGCGCAAAAATTATTGGTGTTAATTCGCGAAATTTGAAAACACTAGAGGTTGATCATGAGAATTTTCAGCGGATTCTGCCGCAACTACCAGCAACGGTTATCAAGGTGGCTGAATCTGGAATCAGCTCCCCAGCACAAGTTGAAACAGTTGCAAATTTAGGCGCAAATGCGGTGTTGATCGGGGAGAGTTTAGTTAAAGCAGGTAATCCAGTTCATACTATTAAACAACTCCTCAATCGATAA
- a CDS encoding HisA/HisF-related TIM barrel protein translates to MKPLELLPAIDIKHGKVVQISSAASAANSASVEPLEVLQRFVAAGSKWIHLVDLDAAYGTGNNSLLIQQLSAMSQVNTQLSGGIENQKSLDLALATSAKRINISTAALEDFDWVKDVLKKYPERVCIGLDVSQSSLVARGSGKVIGDLNYFISILNEASCARIIVTDNSTDGALGGPNFKLLEDVMRQTSAEVIASGGVTTLLDLQQLRKMGLSAVIVGKALYVGSFSIEEALDTCYK, encoded by the coding sequence ATGAAACCACTTGAGCTACTTCCGGCAATTGATATAAAACATGGGAAGGTAGTTCAAATCAGCTCGGCGGCATCTGCTGCAAATTCGGCATCGGTAGAGCCTCTTGAGGTTTTGCAAAGATTTGTTGCAGCTGGTAGCAAGTGGATTCATTTAGTTGATTTAGATGCGGCCTATGGCACTGGAAATAATTCTCTCTTGATTCAGCAGTTATCAGCAATGAGTCAAGTAAACACTCAATTATCTGGTGGGATAGAGAATCAGAAAAGTTTAGATCTGGCTTTAGCTACATCTGCTAAGCGGATTAATATCTCTACCGCTGCGCTCGAAGATTTTGACTGGGTTAAGGATGTACTAAAGAAATATCCCGAAAGAGTTTGTATTGGTTTGGATGTAAGTCAGAGTTCACTTGTTGCCAGGGGGAGCGGCAAGGTAATTGGAGATCTTAATTATTTTATTTCAATTCTAAATGAGGCTAGTTGTGCTCGAATAATTGTTACTGACAATTCAACTGATGGAGCATTAGGTGGGCCCAATTTTAAATTACTGGAGGATGTCATGCGCCAAACATCAGCTGAAGTTATTGCAAGCGGTGGAGTTACTACTTTGCTTGACTTACAGCAACTGCGCAAAATGGGTTTATCCGCTGTGATAGTTGGTAAAGCTCTGTATGTGGGCTCATTCAGCATCGAAGAGGCACTAGATACCTGCTATAAATAA
- a CDS encoding anthranilate synthase component I yields MDKALINLEKFRQYARDFNVIPVARKLSGKDQTPLSLYSKLTNHRSGTFLLESAESGIWARYSFIGVNSQATLTEENGLAIWSGVMPAGAPFGIDPLDALRIATAHLRSPKIAGLPPLTGGLVGYLGYEIVRRLEKLSTQARSDLKIPEIAMMLTSDLAVFDHQENEITLIANAINWDGSSERVDLAYETAITRLDKMEADLNLPGVKDFAQVKYRVTPDYERNTTDQIYIEKVELIKEQIRSGEAFQVVLSQRFTMPALSQPFDLYRVLREQNPSPYMYLFRFVDGLSVVGSSPEALVKVTGEQVIIHPIAGTRARNNDPKIDEQIANELLQDPKERAEHLMLVDLGRNDLGRVCQPGSVEVSQFMQIEKYSHVMHIVSTVVGRLLPEVAPIEALFSVFPAGTLSGAPKPRAMQIIEENEPTRREIYGGTIGYLDFTGNIDTCIAIRTAVIKDGTAYVQAGAGIVADSDPVSENQECINKAAAVLGAIATANAMVVAQ; encoded by the coding sequence GTGGATAAGGCGCTTATAAATTTAGAGAAATTTAGACAGTATGCTCGTGATTTTAATGTCATTCCAGTCGCTCGTAAATTATCTGGTAAGGACCAAACTCCCTTATCTTTATATAGCAAATTAACTAATCATCGCAGTGGCACATTTCTGCTTGAATCGGCAGAGTCAGGAATTTGGGCACGCTATTCCTTTATCGGAGTTAATAGCCAAGCAACCTTGACGGAGGAAAATGGCCTAGCAATTTGGAGTGGTGTTATGCCAGCAGGTGCTCCATTCGGCATCGATCCACTTGATGCGCTGCGAATTGCAACCGCTCATCTTCGATCTCCCAAGATTGCAGGGCTGCCACCTCTGACCGGTGGATTGGTTGGTTACTTGGGATATGAGATTGTTAGGCGGCTTGAAAAATTAAGTACTCAGGCAAGGAGTGATCTTAAGATTCCAGAAATTGCGATGATGCTTACATCAGATCTAGCTGTCTTTGATCATCAAGAAAATGAAATTACATTAATTGCAAACGCCATCAATTGGGATGGAAGTTCTGAGCGGGTTGATCTGGCGTATGAGACTGCGATTACTCGATTAGATAAAATGGAGGCTGACCTTAATCTTCCAGGTGTGAAAGATTTTGCACAGGTAAAATACCGAGTCACACCTGATTATGAAAGAAACACTACTGACCAGATTTATATTGAAAAAGTAGAATTAATAAAGGAGCAAATTCGCTCAGGGGAGGCTTTCCAAGTAGTTCTTTCGCAAAGATTTACCATGCCGGCTTTGTCGCAACCATTTGATCTATATCGAGTACTTAGGGAGCAAAACCCAAGCCCTTATATGTATTTGTTTAGATTTGTTGACGGCTTATCAGTTGTTGGCTCCAGCCCTGAGGCACTAGTCAAAGTAACTGGAGAGCAAGTGATTATTCATCCAATTGCTGGAACTAGGGCACGAAACAATGATCCAAAAATTGATGAGCAAATAGCAAATGAACTCTTACAGGATCCAAAGGAGCGGGCAGAGCACCTAATGCTTGTAGATTTGGGCAGAAATGATTTAGGTCGAGTTTGTCAGCCTGGATCGGTTGAAGTCTCCCAATTTATGCAAATTGAAAAGTATTCACATGTGATGCACATAGTTTCTACTGTAGTGGGAAGACTTTTGCCAGAGGTAGCACCAATCGAAGCATTATTCTCAGTATTTCCAGCGGGGACATTATCGGGTGCTCCAAAACCAAGAGCGATGCAAATTATTGAAGAAAATGAACCAACTAGAAGAGAAATTTATGGCGGCACAATTGGCTACCTGGACTTCACTGGAAATATTGATACATGTATTGCAATTAGGACCGCTGTTATTAAGGATGGAACAGCTTATGTACAAGCAGGTGCTGGAATTGTTGCAGATTCAGATCCTGTTTCTGAAAATCAAGAATGTATAAACAAAGCTGCTGCGGTTCTAGGCGCCATAGCGACTGCTAATGCAATGGTGGTTGCGCAATGA
- the trpB gene encoding tryptophan synthase subunit beta, whose translation MAQDKSTQSIDSSVLGHFGPYGGRFVPEALIAALDELSAAHISAQADPVFQNELMELHKTYSGRPSILTDAKRFSEHAGGARILLKREDLNHTGSHKINNVMGQALLTKRMGKKRIIAETGAGQHGVASATAAALFGLECVVYMGEADTKRQALNVARMKLLGATVVPVTQGSKTLKDAINEAMRDWVTNVATTHYLLGTVAGPHPFPTIVRDFQRIIGVEAREQVLKLTGKLPDAVLACVGGGSNAIGIFHPFIDDTSVRLIGLEAGGKGIETGLHAATISGGKPGVLHGTRSYVLQDSDGQTIESHSISAGLDYPGVGPEHAYLNDIGRAEYRPITDDQAMYAFSLLCKSEGIIPAIETAHALAGALEIGNELGEKSTLLINLSGRGDKDVQTAAEYFGLPL comes from the coding sequence ATGGCACAGGATAAGAGCACACAAAGTATTGATTCTTCGGTGCTGGGACATTTTGGGCCATATGGCGGAAGATTTGTACCGGAGGCATTGATTGCTGCGCTTGATGAATTATCTGCGGCTCATATTTCCGCACAGGCGGATCCGGTTTTTCAAAATGAGTTAATGGAATTACATAAAACCTACTCTGGCAGACCAAGCATTTTGACTGACGCAAAGAGATTTTCTGAACACGCAGGTGGGGCAAGGATTTTATTAAAACGAGAAGATTTAAATCATACCGGTAGTCACAAAATCAATAATGTTATGGGACAGGCTCTACTGACAAAGCGGATGGGCAAGAAACGAATAATTGCTGAGACTGGTGCAGGCCAACATGGAGTTGCATCGGCAACAGCTGCAGCATTATTTGGCTTGGAGTGCGTTGTCTATATGGGTGAAGCGGATACTAAACGACAAGCATTAAATGTAGCGAGAATGAAATTGCTGGGTGCCACAGTTGTACCAGTAACGCAAGGTTCGAAAACTTTAAAAGATGCTATTAATGAAGCAATGCGTGATTGGGTCACAAATGTCGCAACAACTCATTATCTATTAGGTACAGTCGCTGGTCCGCATCCCTTTCCCACAATTGTTCGGGATTTTCAACGAATTATTGGAGTTGAAGCACGGGAGCAGGTGCTAAAACTAACAGGCAAGCTGCCTGATGCAGTGCTGGCATGTGTTGGTGGTGGATCAAATGCAATAGGAATTTTTCATCCATTTATTGATGATACTTCAGTACGTCTTATTGGATTAGAGGCGGGTGGAAAAGGGATTGAAACTGGTTTACATGCAGCTACGATTTCAGGTGGCAAACCTGGGGTATTACATGGAACTCGTTCATATGTCTTGCAAGATTCTGATGGTCAAACTATTGAGTCACATTCGATCTCAGCTGGTTTAGATTATCCAGGAGTTGGCCCGGAGCATGCTTATTTGAATGATATTGGTCGTGCTGAATATCGCCCAATCACTGATGACCAGGCGATGTATGCCTTTTCACTACTTTGTAAATCTGAGGGAATTATTCCAGCTATTGAAACTGCTCATGCGTTGGCAGGTGCTCTAGAGATTGGCAATGAGTTAGGTGAGAAATCAACCTTGCTAATCAACTTATCTGGACGCGGTGATAAGGATGTGCAGACGGCGGCAGAGTATTTTGGATTACCGCTTTAA
- a CDS encoding MauE/DoxX family redox-associated membrane protein produces the protein MRAKFGLYQPWITLLARLVLGGVLIAAGALKVGNLQKSAMAVRAYELLPTAIANFLGYVLPWVEIGLGLLLIFGVAVSISGLFGAIIMLAFIIAIAQAWARGLSIDCGCFGGGGPIDPEDTKYLSEIIRDIGLFALGIFLYYFPKGRFALDKQ, from the coding sequence GTGCGCGCTAAGTTTGGTCTATATCAACCATGGATAACTTTATTAGCACGCTTAGTTTTAGGTGGGGTGTTGATCGCAGCTGGTGCTTTGAAAGTGGGTAACTTACAAAAATCTGCAATGGCAGTTAGGGCTTACGAATTATTACCAACAGCAATTGCAAACTTTCTTGGATATGTGCTGCCTTGGGTAGAAATAGGTCTTGGTTTACTGCTTATTTTTGGAGTAGCAGTATCTATTTCCGGCTTGTTTGGCGCCATAATTATGTTGGCTTTTATTATCGCGATTGCTCAAGCTTGGGCTCGCGGATTGAGTATTGACTGTGGTTGTTTTGGCGGCGGGGGTCCTATTGACCCTGAGGACACAAAGTATTTATCAGAGATTATACGAGACATAGGCTTATTTGCTTTGGGAATTTTCCTGTATTACTTCCCAAAGGGTAGATTTGCACTAGATAAACAATAA